The genomic segment GTCGTAGTGCCAATCTCCCGTGAGGCGGCCGAGCCACAGGAAGTCGTAAGCGTCCTTCGCCCACACGAACGCCCCGTGCGGGGCCGCGGCGAACCGTTCGAGGCGTTGCGCTGCCCGCTCACCGATCGCTTCCGCAGTCCGGGCGACGGCAGCCCGCAGGGACTGCGGAACGGTGTCCAACCGCCCACCGAGGCCGCAGAGCCCGCGTTCGAGAGCACGAGCCACGGCGGATCCGGCCGGGATGCGGTCGTCGCGAGATCTCATCGGTGCGCGGAACACCGGCAGTTCCACCATGATCACTCCCCCTCATCGATCATCAGCGAGCCCGCTCAGAGATCTTCCGGCGACAGGTCGCCCTGACCGTCTTCGCCGAGTTCCGCCGTCACGGGGTCGTCGTCCTGCGTCTCAGGCAGGAGCCCCTCCGCCGGGATGTCCTCGAACGGGATCTCATCGTCCGCATCCGGGAGCTCCGCCGGGTCACGCCCCGTGACCACCGTCTCGTCGAGTTCGACGCCCTCATCGAGGGCCTGCGTCCGCTCCCATTCCTGCTGGGCCGGGTCGGGTGTGGATGCCATGATCTCTCCTTCGTCCTCACAGGCGTACTCTCTGCCTTCACGGCCAGCCTGATAGCTCCGCCGAGGGGAAACGAGGGGGTTGCTGAAGAGGGCGTGTGACGCTAGGACCCTGCCTCGATGACGGAGCGCTCCTCGCGCCGTCGGAGCCGGCGGTTGATGACGATCTTCGCGATCACCGCGACGATGGCGAGTCCGAGGGCCACGTATTGGATCGCCGCGTTGCGCGTGAAGAAGGACACCACCGGCTCGGGAAGGACGGCGAAGAGGCCGAACTCGAAGTAGTACAGACCGATGTAGGCGAGGAAGGTGATCGCGGACAGGAAGAGGATGGCGCTGAGCACCATGTCGATGATTCTCATGATGCTTCCACCCTCCCGCCGCATGCTCGCGCGCGGAAGTGACCTGGTGTCACCTCTCTCCGTGACACTCCGTCATGCTCGACTGTCCGCCGACACCTCGGCGAGCACATCGAGAGCGATGCCGACGAAAATGCTGCAATCTGCACCGAGGACCACCGCTACGCGGTGTTCGGGCAACGCCACCGGGCGGTCAGCAAGCCGCCGGGTGATCGATGATGGCCGCCTCGTCGCCCGGGGCCTTGTCGCAGCCGGGAACGCTCCCCTGCTCGGTCAGGCACAGATCTCACTCCTCTTCCGTTCGGTGGGCCCCGTCGAGCCAGACACGAAGGCGCTGGGCCAACCACTGCGGTTTCTGCAGCGGGACGCCGTGCCCGCATTCGGGGATGATCTCCGCATGTTGCCCCGGCCGGACACCGGCCAGCCGGTGCGCGGAGCGGATCATGGGGGCGCGCTCCCGCTCGCCGGCGAGGACGAGCGACTCCCCGGGATATCCGCTCCATGCGTCTGGGACGGTGAAGCGGATGTTCTCACCGACGGACGTGAGGAGGCTGCGCGTGGAGAGCCGCTGCGCCGTGCGGAGATACTCGGGGAACAGTGCCGGTGGGACGAAGAGTTCCTTCGCCTGTGCTTTGGCGAACCACTCCCTGGTCGCGAGCGGCGCGGCGGCGCGCAGCAGTCCGAGCGTCATCCCAGGCCATCTGGAGGGCTCCGCCTGGGCGCTGATGATCGCGACCCGAGCGATGCGGTCCGGATGATGCGCGGCGAGCAGCACCGCGATCTGCGCGCCGAGCGAGAATCCGACGACGGTGACCGGGCGCTGCTCTCTGTGCTGCAGGGCGGCGAGGAGTGCGCGAACGGTGACGGCGTGCGATTCATAGTCGACGTGGGCGCTGCGGTCATGGCCGGGGAGATCCGGTACGAGGAACCGATATCCGGACCCCATGCGTGCGATCAGCGGTTGCCACATCCAGCCGCCCACACCCCCGCCGTGCAGAAGCAGAACGGGCCGGCCGTGCGGATCGCCGAGGTCGTCGACGCGCAGGTCGGGGACCTCGGAGCTCGACGGGCGCGTCACGGTCGATCCTCTGACGCGATCGACTTGGCATACCAGCGGTCCGAGTAGGGCTCGGCGTTGAACGGCTCCATCTGTTCGAAGCCGAGTCGCTCGTACAGGGCGCACGCCTCGGCGAGTTCGGACCGCGTGTCCAGCCGCAGAACAGAGACTCCGCGCTCGCGGCAGGCCACCTCGACCTGCTCGAGGAGGGCTCTGCTGAGGCCGCGCCCTCGGTGCGACGGGAGGGTGAACACCTTGGTCAGTTCGGCGATGTCGCCAAGCATGCGGGCCCCCGCGCATGCGACCGGCCGGTCGTCATCGACGACCACGAGGAGAAGCCCCGACGTGCCGTGCAGGTCGTCGTAGGGTTCCTCGGCGAGCGCCTGATCGATCTCGTCCGCCGACGCCGGTCGCCCGTAGTAGCGTGAGGCGACCTCGGTCATG from the Microbacterium ginsengiterrae genome contains:
- a CDS encoding GAF domain-containing protein encodes the protein MVELPVFRAPMRSRDDRIPAGSAVARALERGLCGLGGRLDTVPQSLRAAVARTAEAIGERAAQRLERFAAAPHGAFVWAKDAYDFLWLGRLTGDWHYDSNPGAWAVDLVHVRACTWSETPIPHDEAPPSVNATYARGGRNWQRIRDERAAPDTVRLWERFGVA
- a CDS encoding sugar ABC transporter ATPase, producing the protein MASTPDPAQQEWERTQALDEGVELDETVVTGRDPAELPDADDEIPFEDIPAEGLLPETQDDDPVTAELGEDGQGDLSPEDL
- a CDS encoding alpha/beta fold hydrolase; translation: MTRPSSSEVPDLRVDDLGDPHGRPVLLLHGGGVGGWMWQPLIARMGSGYRFLVPDLPGHDRSAHVDYESHAVTVRALLAALQHREQRPVTVVGFSLGAQIAVLLAAHHPDRIARVAIISAQAEPSRWPGMTLGLLRAAAPLATREWFAKAQAKELFVPPALFPEYLRTAQRLSTRSLLTSVGENIRFTVPDAWSGYPGESLVLAGERERAPMIRSAHRLAGVRPGQHAEIIPECGHGVPLQKPQWLAQRLRVWLDGAHRTEEE
- a CDS encoding GNAT family N-acetyltransferase encodes the protein MRLSETRPSDPHATEIVRSYMTEVASRYYGRPASADEIDQALAEEPYDDLHGTSGLLLVVVDDDRPVACAGARMLGDIAELTKVFTLPSHRGRGLSRALLEQVEVACRERGVSVLRLDTRSELAEACALYERLGFEQMEPFNAEPYSDRWYAKSIASEDRP